One region of Arthrobacter sp. StoSoilB22 genomic DNA includes:
- a CDS encoding AMP-binding protein, with product MLSYTAGDTAVPLLEETIGANFERVAAQFPLRDALIEAAATPGGDARRWSYQKLNDDVDHLARALLAMDVGKGERIGIWSPNCAEWTILQYATAKIGAVLVNVNPAYRSHELEFVVKQNGMRMLVAAPSDKNSDYVGMARDAAGNCPELREIVFLPGAPELGLTVGVPVANLELTYSQLLTRADGVGPSALRERMAELDPHDPINLQYTSGTTGFPKGATLTHHNILNNGHSIGRLLNYTEHDRVVIPVPFYHCFGMVIGNLNALSLGAATIIPGRGFNASAALEAVQDFGGTSLYGVPTMFIAELALEDFTSYDLSTLRTGVMAGSLCPIEVMRRVIDEMHMVDVAICYGMTETSPVSTMTRPGDTLEQRTSTVGRTMPHLESRIIDPGSGEVVERGVIGELCTRGYSVMKGYWGQPDKTAEAIDADGWMHTGDLARMDEDGYLVIEGRIKDMVIRGGENIYPREIEEFLYLHPSIQDVQVIGVPDRKYGEELMACIILKPGVAALTVQDIAEYCRGKLAHYKIPRYIDVRESFPMTVSGKVRKVDMRQDAISRLHLQAQGR from the coding sequence ATGTTGTCCTATACCGCCGGAGACACTGCCGTCCCGCTGCTCGAAGAGACCATTGGTGCCAATTTTGAGCGCGTCGCGGCGCAGTTCCCCTTGCGGGATGCGCTGATCGAGGCCGCTGCAACACCAGGCGGCGATGCTCGCCGGTGGAGCTACCAAAAGTTGAACGACGACGTCGATCACCTCGCCCGCGCACTGCTCGCCATGGACGTGGGCAAAGGTGAGAGGATCGGCATTTGGAGTCCGAACTGCGCAGAGTGGACCATCCTTCAATACGCCACAGCAAAGATTGGCGCCGTGCTGGTCAATGTGAACCCGGCGTATCGCAGCCACGAGCTGGAGTTCGTGGTGAAACAGAACGGCATGAGAATGCTGGTGGCCGCACCAAGCGACAAGAACAGCGACTATGTGGGCATGGCCAGGGATGCGGCCGGCAACTGTCCCGAGCTTCGGGAGATCGTTTTCCTTCCGGGAGCGCCGGAACTGGGACTCACTGTGGGCGTCCCCGTAGCCAACCTCGAACTCACGTACAGCCAACTTCTGACCCGGGCAGACGGCGTCGGGCCTTCAGCACTGCGTGAACGCATGGCGGAACTGGACCCTCACGATCCCATCAACCTGCAGTACACCTCAGGCACCACGGGATTCCCCAAGGGCGCCACGTTGACGCACCACAACATCCTCAACAACGGGCACTCGATCGGCCGGCTCCTGAACTACACCGAGCATGACCGGGTGGTGATTCCCGTGCCGTTTTATCACTGCTTCGGCATGGTGATCGGAAACCTGAATGCCCTGAGCTTGGGCGCGGCCACCATCATTCCAGGACGCGGGTTCAATGCATCGGCGGCGTTGGAAGCCGTGCAGGACTTCGGCGGGACTTCCTTGTACGGAGTGCCCACCATGTTCATCGCCGAGCTCGCGCTGGAGGACTTCACCTCCTACGATCTCTCCACGTTGCGGACAGGAGTGATGGCAGGTTCCTTGTGTCCCATCGAAGTGATGCGCCGGGTGATCGATGAGATGCACATGGTGGATGTTGCCATTTGCTACGGCATGACCGAGACCTCGCCCGTGTCCACCATGACCCGCCCGGGGGACACGCTGGAGCAGCGGACCAGCACGGTAGGCCGGACAATGCCGCACCTGGAGAGCCGCATCATTGACCCGGGTTCCGGGGAAGTGGTGGAGCGTGGCGTGATCGGCGAGCTCTGCACGCGGGGTTACTCGGTGATGAAGGGTTACTGGGGCCAGCCGGACAAAACCGCGGAGGCAATCGACGCTGATGGCTGGATGCACACCGGTGACCTGGCCCGCATGGACGAGGATGGCTACCTGGTGATCGAGGGCCGCATCAAGGACATGGTGATCCGTGGCGGCGAGAATATCTACCCCCGCGAGATCGAAGAATTCCTGTACCTCCACCCGTCCATCCAGGATGTTCAGGTCATCGGCGTCCCGGACCGGAAATACGGAGAAGAGCTCATGGCCTGCATCATCCTCAAACCCGGTGTTGCCGCGCTGACGGTCCAGGACATTGCCGAGTACTGTCGCGGCAAACTGGCCCACTACAAGATCCCGCGCTACATCGACGTCCGCGAATCCTTCCCCATGACGGTCTCCGGCAAGGTGCGGAAGGTGGACATGCGGCAGGACGCCATCTCCCGGCTACATCTCCAAGCGCAAGGCAGGTAG
- a CDS encoding antibiotic biosynthesis monooxygenase → MSAPIDLQATFIPNEGEFFRVKLALEIAIDEVVNEPGCIRYELTEATEEKLVLTERWESEELLEKHSKGIAVQDLNESLSALLAEPVKLERL, encoded by the coding sequence ATGAGTGCACCCATTGACCTGCAGGCCACGTTCATCCCCAACGAAGGCGAGTTCTTCCGCGTGAAGCTCGCTTTGGAAATCGCGATCGACGAGGTCGTCAACGAGCCCGGCTGCATCCGTTACGAACTGACCGAAGCGACCGAGGAAAAGCTCGTCCTGACCGAGCGTTGGGAATCCGAAGAGCTTCTGGAGAAGCACTCCAAGGGCATCGCCGTCCAGGACCTCAACGAATCCCTCAGCGCTCTGCTTGCCGAGCCGGTCAAGCTCGAACGGCTGTAA